The Pocillopora verrucosa isolate sample1 chromosome 14, ASM3666991v2, whole genome shotgun sequence genome has a segment encoding these proteins:
- the LOC131779712 gene encoding neuronal acetylcholine receptor subunit alpha-7-like isoform X2 — MKGPLFFCIILCLYWSLFPVSTGFKESSQQRLLAHLFAKYDGDGRPSSDRSRAVLVSFGAKLVRIIQLNERGNTIRSQWWIYQQWVNSDLTWNEADYNGTKVIHVSPRKVWAPDIILYNSADDNDKLGGGTEKYKTKIAINSNGSCKWMAPAIFQSTCEINTKYFPFDDQICTLKFGSWAFDGSELDVVVDESETGAKGDIYRNNTEWDLVKVTAVRIEDIYSCCVHPYPSIILSLHLSRRYYFYMVNLVVPCSLIALMVLLSFILPPESGERIGLGITVLMAMAIFQELTSAKLPADSEYIPLLAKYYSSAIFEIGLALFATCVILNFFYQRCEMPGWLKQLMFSFLGPLVRIKYTPQPSNKTRKKNQKGLIEENFELASQSEGSYSGPIELRKMTVLNDSTCEGNGRCGEAKPSSPVHLIRSRTRSSIRETPILNDQVTEKQQGKYVFEAADGSRADEINNITDWQMAAKILDRVVLVLGILISVATFLAIFMQAPRVQEMFS, encoded by the exons ATGAAAGGGCCGCTGtttttttgcatcattttgtGCTTGTACTGGAGCTTATTTCCTGTGTCAACAG GCTTCAAGGAAAGTTCTCAACAACGCCTGCTGGCACATCTGTTCGCAAAGTATGATGGGGACGGCCGTCCAAGCTCCGACAGGTCACGCGCTGTTCTCGTGTCGTTTGGCGCGAAACTCGTCAGGATTATCCAGTTG AATGAAAGAGGAAATACGATTCGTTCTCAATGGTGGATCTACCag CAATGGGTGAATTCTGACTTGACTTGGAACGAGGCTGACTATAATGGCACCAAGGTTATTCACGTGAGTCCCAGAAAGGTCTGGGCACCAGACATCATATTATACAACAG TGCTGACGATAACGACAAACTTGGTGGAGGAACAGAGAAGTATAAAACCAAGATAGCAATAAACTCCAACGGATCGTGCAAGTGGATGGCGCCAGCAATCTTTCAAAGCACGTGCGAAATCAATACGAAATACTTCCCTTTCGACGACCAG ATCTGCACGCTTAAGTTCGGATCCTGGGCTTTTGATGGCAGCGAGCTGGATGTTGTTGTTGACGAGTCTGAGACTGGTGCCAAGGGAGACATCTATCGGAACAATACCGAGTGGGACTTGGTAAAAGTGACAGCGGTAAGAATCGAG GACATATACAGCTGCTGTGTTCACCCATACCCAAGTATCATACTTTCGCTTCACCTAAGCAGGCGGTATTACTTCTACATGGTGAATCTTGTGGTACCGTGTTCTCTTATAGCCCTCATGGTCCTTCTCTCCTTCATTTTGCCGCCAGAGTCTGGGGAGAGAATAGGACTGGGTATTACAGTACTTATGGCTATGGCTATCTTCCAGGAACTGACGTCAGCCAAGCTGCCAGCGGATTCCGAATACATTCCGTTGCTAG CTAAGTACTACTCCAGTGCTATTTTTGAGATTGGTTTGGCTCTGTTTGCCACTTGTgtcattttgaactttttctaCCAACGCTGCGAAATGCCTGGTTGGCTCAAACAGCTCATGTTCAGTTTTCTGGGTCCATTGGTGAGAATAAAGTATACACCTCAACCGTCAAACAAAACTCGtaagaaaaaccaaaaaggtTTGATCgaagaaaactttgaattaGCTTCGCAGTCCGAAGGCTCTTACTCGGGGCCCATTGAGTTAAGAAAAATGACTGTGTTAAACGATAGTACATGTGAAGGAAATGGGCGCTGTGGTGAAGCAAAGCCTTCGTCGCCTGTTCATCTCATACGTTCTAGAACACGCAGCAGTATTCGTGAGACTCCTATTCTGAATGATCAAGTGACAGAAAAACAACAAGGAAAGTATGTGTTCGAGGCGGCTGATGGGTCGCGCGCGgatgaaataaacaatattaCTGACTGGCAAATGGCCGCAAAAATTTTGGATCGTGTTGTGCTCGTCCTTGGGATTTTAATCAGCGTTGCAACTTTCCTCGCAATTTTCATGCAAGCACCAAGAGTACAAGAGATGTTTTCCTGA
- the LOC131779712 gene encoding neuronal acetylcholine receptor subunit alpha-7-like isoform X1, giving the protein MKGPLFFCIILCLYWSLFPVSTGFKESSQQRLLAHLFAKYDGDGRPSSDRSRAVLVSFGAKLVRIIQLNERGNTIRSQWWIYQQWVNSDLTWNEADYNGTKVIHVSPRKVWAPDIILYNSVRFADSADDNDKLGGGTEKYKTKIAINSNGSCKWMAPAIFQSTCEINTKYFPFDDQICTLKFGSWAFDGSELDVVVDESETGAKGDIYRNNTEWDLVKVTAVRIEDIYSCCVHPYPSIILSLHLSRRYYFYMVNLVVPCSLIALMVLLSFILPPESGERIGLGITVLMAMAIFQELTSAKLPADSEYIPLLAKYYSSAIFEIGLALFATCVILNFFYQRCEMPGWLKQLMFSFLGPLVRIKYTPQPSNKTRKKNQKGLIEENFELASQSEGSYSGPIELRKMTVLNDSTCEGNGRCGEAKPSSPVHLIRSRTRSSIRETPILNDQVTEKQQGKYVFEAADGSRADEINNITDWQMAAKILDRVVLVLGILISVATFLAIFMQAPRVQEMFS; this is encoded by the exons ATGAAAGGGCCGCTGtttttttgcatcattttgtGCTTGTACTGGAGCTTATTTCCTGTGTCAACAG GCTTCAAGGAAAGTTCTCAACAACGCCTGCTGGCACATCTGTTCGCAAAGTATGATGGGGACGGCCGTCCAAGCTCCGACAGGTCACGCGCTGTTCTCGTGTCGTTTGGCGCGAAACTCGTCAGGATTATCCAGTTG AATGAAAGAGGAAATACGATTCGTTCTCAATGGTGGATCTACCag CAATGGGTGAATTCTGACTTGACTTGGAACGAGGCTGACTATAATGGCACCAAGGTTATTCACGTGAGTCCCAGAAAGGTCTGGGCACCAGACATCATATTATACAACAG TGTGCGGTTCGCTGACAGTGCTGACGATAACGACAAACTTGGTGGAGGAACAGAGAAGTATAAAACCAAGATAGCAATAAACTCCAACGGATCGTGCAAGTGGATGGCGCCAGCAATCTTTCAAAGCACGTGCGAAATCAATACGAAATACTTCCCTTTCGACGACCAG ATCTGCACGCTTAAGTTCGGATCCTGGGCTTTTGATGGCAGCGAGCTGGATGTTGTTGTTGACGAGTCTGAGACTGGTGCCAAGGGAGACATCTATCGGAACAATACCGAGTGGGACTTGGTAAAAGTGACAGCGGTAAGAATCGAG GACATATACAGCTGCTGTGTTCACCCATACCCAAGTATCATACTTTCGCTTCACCTAAGCAGGCGGTATTACTTCTACATGGTGAATCTTGTGGTACCGTGTTCTCTTATAGCCCTCATGGTCCTTCTCTCCTTCATTTTGCCGCCAGAGTCTGGGGAGAGAATAGGACTGGGTATTACAGTACTTATGGCTATGGCTATCTTCCAGGAACTGACGTCAGCCAAGCTGCCAGCGGATTCCGAATACATTCCGTTGCTAG CTAAGTACTACTCCAGTGCTATTTTTGAGATTGGTTTGGCTCTGTTTGCCACTTGTgtcattttgaactttttctaCCAACGCTGCGAAATGCCTGGTTGGCTCAAACAGCTCATGTTCAGTTTTCTGGGTCCATTGGTGAGAATAAAGTATACACCTCAACCGTCAAACAAAACTCGtaagaaaaaccaaaaaggtTTGATCgaagaaaactttgaattaGCTTCGCAGTCCGAAGGCTCTTACTCGGGGCCCATTGAGTTAAGAAAAATGACTGTGTTAAACGATAGTACATGTGAAGGAAATGGGCGCTGTGGTGAAGCAAAGCCTTCGTCGCCTGTTCATCTCATACGTTCTAGAACACGCAGCAGTATTCGTGAGACTCCTATTCTGAATGATCAAGTGACAGAAAAACAACAAGGAAAGTATGTGTTCGAGGCGGCTGATGGGTCGCGCGCGgatgaaataaacaatattaCTGACTGGCAAATGGCCGCAAAAATTTTGGATCGTGTTGTGCTCGTCCTTGGGATTTTAATCAGCGTTGCAACTTTCCTCGCAATTTTCATGCAAGCACCAAGAGTACAAGAGATGTTTTCCTGA